One Mesomycoplasma molare genomic window carries:
- the rpsC gene encoding 30S ribosomal protein S3, translated as MGQKVNPNGFRYGITKKHNVNWFADKSHFSTYLLEDVKIREYVEKFVREYQIGKVEIRRDQNNKVSLIIHTAKPGVVLGQGGENVKKFTTDIQKFVKNKKLNLNIEVIELDKPEINARLVAEQIAIKLENRGSFRVAQKFAIKVALKSGAKGIKTQVSGRLNGVEMARAEGYSEGEMKLHTLRQNVDYAQATAHTTYGALGVKVWISLGEVKEGDK; from the coding sequence ATGGGACAAAAAGTTAATCCAAATGGATTTAGATATGGAATTACAAAAAAACACAATGTTAATTGATTTGCTGATAAATCTCACTTCTCTACTTATTTATTAGAAGATGTTAAAATAAGAGAATATGTAGAAAAATTTGTTAGAGAATATCAAATTGGAAAAGTAGAAATAAGAAGAGATCAAAATAACAAAGTTTCTTTAATAATACATACTGCAAAACCAGGAGTTGTATTAGGTCAAGGCGGAGAAAACGTCAAAAAATTTACAACTGATATTCAAAAATTTGTTAAAAATAAAAAACTTAATCTAAATATAGAAGTTATAGAATTAGATAAACCTGAAATAAATGCTCGTTTAGTAGCAGAACAAATAGCTATTAAATTAGAAAACAGAGGTTCATTTAGAGTTGCGCAAAAATTTGCAATTAAAGTAGCTTTAAAATCTGGAGCAAAAGGAATTAAAACACAAGTATCAGGTAGACTTAATGGTGTTGAAATGGCGCGTGCTGAAGGTTATTCTGAAGGTGAAATGAAATTACACACTTTAAGACAAAATGTTGACTATGCTCAAGCAACAGCTCATACCACATACGGAGCTTTAGGTGTTAAAGTTTGAATTTCTTTAGGAGAGGTTAAAGAGGGTGATAAATAA